The genomic interval GAGGCCCAGGCCGACGGTGACGTCCCACTCCCCCTGCTTCTTGTCGGTGGCGGGAGCGGCCGCGGCCGCGGCGGCCGGGGGCGGAACGGTGGCGGCGGCGGCGCGCTCGGCGGCCTCGGCGGCACGGGCGCTGGCCTCGGCGGCGCGCTCAGCCGCGATGGCGGCGCGCTCGGCGGCGATGGCGGCGCGCTCCTCCACGCTGAGGGGCGCGGCGGGCGCGGTCTCCGCGGCGGGAGCCGGCGGCGTGGAAGAAGTGGGCGCAGGCGTCTGGGCCTGCAGGGACGTAGCAATCAAGAAGGCAGCGGAAAGCATCGGGTCTCCAGGTCAACGACGCCGGCAAAAAGCCTGAGTCCGGGTGTGGAAGTCCTGTGTTCCCCCCCGATGCCGACGCAGCTCCCTTCCTGCTTCAAAGGCCCGCCGCGCTTCAATGGCTTAATGCTCGAATTCGGACACGCCCCACCACCGCCGCACCGGGTGGGTCCGTTCCCACCGCCTTCCAGACAGCTGTTGAAAGAAAAAGGCCCATGCCCCTGCCCCTGCGCCCCGCTCCGCTCCTGCTGCTCTGCGCCCTGCTCGTCCCCGCCGCGGCCTCCGCCCAGCGCGTCACCGTCCCGGTGGACGTGGGGGTGGGGCCCGCGGCCTTCGCCTTCTTCGGCCCCGTGTTCGACGACCAGCCCATCCACACCGGGCTGAAGCTCTCCGTGGAGGCGGTGCTGGACAAGGAGTGGATGAAGAAGAACCAGCGTCGCGTGCCCCCGCGCTACCGCAAGTACGCCAAGAGCCTGGATGAGGTCCGCATCTCCCCGTCCATCCTCATCCCGGACGCGCTCATCATCTCCCCCAAGCTGCGCAATACCGGCATGTACGGCGCCACCTGGAAGCCGCTGTCGCTGGGGGTGCCGCTGACGTCCAGCCCGGCACGGCTGTCGCTCGGCGCGGGGCTGCTGCTGACGTACGTCTACATGCACTCGGACACGCTGCCCAACACGCACTTCCTGCGGCCCGGCGCGGAGGTGGGCATCGACCTGGAGCTCCAGCTCTCCAAGAGCTTCCTGCTAGGCGTGGGCTGGGAGTCCGCGTTCTACGTCCCGCAGGAGTTGGGAGGCCTGGGCCTGCCCGAGCGCCTGCGCGATGGCATCTTCCACGTGGGACAGGCCTACCTTCAGCTCCACTTCCGGTTCCCCTACACCGTGCGCTTGTGAGGCGGAAGGCAGGCAGGCCTCACGGGCCCTCCAGGGCTGCTGCGAAGCGTCGCGCGCGCGACTACCCTGCCCCGCCATGCATCTGGTCGTCGCCAACGAAGCACAGAAGGCCGAGAGAGACCGCCACACCTATACCGCCTGGGGGTCGCCGCTCACCGTCGAGCAGTTCCTCGAGCGGGAACAGCGGCTGCGCGCCCATCCCTGGAGCCGGGACACCATGCGCACCTGGCTGCTGTGCGATGACGCCGGCCGCGTGCTCACCTCGTGCGAGACGTTCCGCACGCCCAGCTACCTGCGCGGCCCCGACTGTCAGACGACGCGCGGCGACAGCTTCGTCATCGCCAGCGTCTACACCGAGCCGGCCCTGCGCGGACACGGCCATGCCACGCGGCTGATGGACCAGGTGGCCGCGGAGCTGGAGCGCACGGAGCCGGACGCCCAGGCCGCCGTGCTCTACTCCGACGTGGGCGCCCGCATCTACCGGCGCTCCGGCTACCTGGAGGTCCCCGCCTGGGACTGGCACCTGCCGGTGGGCAATGGGCCCTTGATTCGCAAGGTGGACGCGCTGCTGGAAGACGCGGACGTGCCCTCGGCGCTCGAGCGGATGCGGCGGCCGGAGGTGCCCTTCTACCTGTGGCCGGGCGCCTCACAGGTGGACTGGCACCTGGAGCGCGAGCGCATCTACGCGGAGCTGCTGCGCCGCCCCCGGCCCCGGGCCTGCGGCGCGGTGGTGGGCGCGTCCACTGCGCTGTGGGCGATGATGGCCCGCCAGGGAGAGCTGGTGGTGCTGATGCTGGACGCGCGCTCCGAGGACGACGCCGCCGCGCTGCTGGAGGCCGCGGGGGCCCAGGCCCACAAGGCCGGACTGTCCAAGGTGGTGCTGTGGGAGGAGCCGGGCACCATGCCGTGGGTGGCCCGGCTTCCCGAAGCCAGCCGCGAGGCCCGGGATGGCTCGCTGCCCATGGTGCGGCCCCTGC from Myxococcus xanthus carries:
- a CDS encoding GNAT family N-acetyltransferase, which encodes MHLVVANEAQKAERDRHTYTAWGSPLTVEQFLEREQRLRAHPWSRDTMRTWLLCDDAGRVLTSCETFRTPSYLRGPDCQTTRGDSFVIASVYTEPALRGHGHATRLMDQVAAELERTEPDAQAAVLYSDVGARIYRRSGYLEVPAWDWHLPVGNGPLIRKVDALLEDADVPSALERMRRPEVPFYLWPGASQVDWHLERERIYAELLRRPRPRACGAVVGASTALWAMMARQGELVVLMLDARSEDDAAALLEAAGAQAHKAGLSKVVLWEEPGTMPWVARLPEASREARDGSLPMVRPLREGLPTAADIPFARALWA